CCGGTTTGGCGCATCGTACTGGCCTCGATCATCGCCGAGGTGATCTCGGAGCTCGCAGACACAGAGGTCTACCGGCTGTGGATCGAGCACGTCACGCACCGTCGTCAATGGGCACGCGTGCTGGTCAGCAACAGCGTGTCCGTCCCGCTCGACTCGTTGATCTTCGTTCTGGTGGCCTTCGCTGGAACTATGCCGGGAGCGGTGCTGGCCGAGATCGTGCTGGCCAACGTTGCGATCAAGGCAGTGGCAACCCTGGTGAGCCTGCCCTGGATCTACCTTGTACCTGAATCGGGCGAGGAGCGCGAGGGCCTGCCCTCGGGCGCGGTGTGAGTTGGGCGGCAGAGGGGGATTGGCATCGAGATCCGCCGGATCCTCCGGCAGCCCACGCCGGCGAGGCTGATGCAACCTCCCAAGGTCAGAGGCGCGGGGCGCCGCCGGGTGCCGGCCGAGCGCCACCCGCAGCCGAAGGGAGGCGGGTCGGGGTTGTGAGCCGGTCGAGGTTCGATTAGAATCACATTCAATGCCCCTGTAGCTCAGTGGATAGAGCGTTGCCCTCCGGAGGCAAATGCCGGCG
The sequence above is drawn from the Anaerolineales bacterium genome and encodes:
- a CDS encoding queuosine precursor transporter, with the protein product PVWRIVLASIIAEVISELADTEVYRLWIEHVTHRRQWARVLVSNSVSVPLDSLIFVLVAFAGTMPGAVLAEIVLANVAIKAVATLVSLPWIYLVPESGEEREGLPSGAV